The region tggggggatggcttgagccccggaagtcgaggctgcagtaggcCGTgttcccgccactgcactccaggcccgCCTTCTGGCGCTCAGATGAGCACAGGGTTCACAGAGTGAACTAGGTGCAGTCTGTTAGGAGACTTGGGgccaggggtggggggtgaggggtgggggcagTTTTGCCTTTGCCCCAGGCTCTGCCTTGGGAGGGAAGAGTCCTTGTTGCCGCCACCCACTTGTTTGTGTTTTGCGTTTTGCAGGGGCGGATGTCCACGCGAGGGACCCCCGCCGTGGGATGTCGCCGCAGGAGTGGGCCACTTACACGGGCCGCGTGGATGCCGTCCGTCTCATGCAGAGGCTGCTGGAGCGCCCCTGCCCGGAGCAGTTCTGGGAGAAGTACCGGCCCGAGCTGCCGCCGCCCCCTGAAACGGCGCGGAAGCCCGCGGGCTCCAAGAACTGCCTGCAGAGGCTCACAGACTGCGTGCTGTCCGTGCTGACGCCGCGCTCCGTGCGGGGCCCGGAGGACGGGGGCGTCCTGGACCACATGGTCCGAATGACCACGAGCCTCTACAGCCCCGCTGTGGCCATCGTGTGCCAGACCGTGTGCCCTGAGAGCCCTCCGAGCGTGGGGAAGAGGCGGCTGGCGGTGCAGGAGATCCTGGCGGCGCGGGCTGCGCGGGGCCCCCAGGCGCAGGAGGCGGATGAGGTGGGGGGCGCGGGGCAGCGCGGGCGGACCGGGCAGGAGGACGCGGACTCCCGGGAGGGCTCCCCGAGAGCCGGCCTTCCGCCCGCCTCGGGGTCCCGGGGCCCCGCCGCGCCCGCCCCGCGGAAGGCCAGCCTCCTGCCCCTGCAGCGCCTGCGGCGGAGAAGCGTgcggcccggcgtggtggtgccccGGGTCCGAGTCAGCAAGGCGCCCGCGCCCACCTTCCAGCCCGAGCGGCCGGCGCGGAAGGGCAGCACCAAGGACAGCGGCCACCTGCAGATCCCAAAGTGGCGGTAcaaggaggccaaggaggagaagagaaaggcGGAGGAGGCCGAGAAGAAGCGCCAGGCCGAGGCGCAGAAGGAGAGGCGCACTGCGCCCTGGAAGAAGAGGACGTGAGGGCCCGTGTGCCTGGCGCGGGGTCCGGGGCCGGGGCGAGGCCGCGGGGCTGCGCGTGGAGAAAGGCGGCCCCGTTGCGCATCGCACCACGGCCGCTCCCATGGACCACGGGGCCGCGTGCATTTCCAGGCTGTTTGTCCAGGCTGCTTCCAGGAGAGGGCTGGGGGAGCCACATCGATTCGCCTGTCACCAGCCCTCCTAGCAATCAGTATACCTAGCGGGTACGTTGCCTAAAAGGCTCCCTTTAGAGAACCtcaattaagatttttttttaaagatcaatttATCAAAGGGGGTTTTCtgcataattttgtatttttaatcattatttatcAAATTTGCAACGTTTTACAAGTGATAGGGCCCCTTATATCCAAGGCAGTTTTAATACACTTGCCTGAAGACCTTTGgtttaaaatactgtttctaGCAGTAAGTATTCATGATACCTGTATGAGTTCACACAGACATCATGGGATTCTCCCCTTTTTGGCTGTTTGGTCTTTTCTCCTCATCGTGGGTGTAGGTGCACACTGGATGTTCTTAGTCATTAGATTAAGTGATGCCGGATATTTCTATTTGACAGAGGCACTGGCTCGTTCAGCCACATGATCAAGTGAGACAGAGGATCAGATGTTATCGtatctttttaaaactcttatCCATATAGTAATATATTGAGGAAAAACATATTgtcaaattataaaacaatggagtgataaacatgtatttattgcTAGAATTAAACTCATTTTAAGCAAGGGGTTTTAGGTAAACTGGATACGAAATAGATATGAGAAAAAAACTGTCA is a window of Pongo pygmaeus isolate AG05252 chromosome 4, NHGRI_mPonPyg2-v2.0_pri, whole genome shotgun sequence DNA encoding:
- the ANKRD33B gene encoding ankyrin repeat domain-containing protein 33B; this encodes MVLLAGTGPEGGGARCMTPPPPSPPRVAQVEEDPADYEEFEDFSSLPDTRSIASDDSFYPFEDEEEHGVESAESVPEGVPEAATLLRAACANNVGLLRTLVRRGVSVEEAQETDRNGRTGLIVACYHGFVDTVVALAECPHVDVNWQDSEGNTALITAAQAGHAIITNYLLNYFPGLDLERRNAFGFTALMKAAMQGRTDCIRALMLAGADVHARDPRRGMSPQEWATYTGRVDAVRLMQRLLERPCPEQFWEKYRPELPPPPETARKPAGSKNCLQRLTDCVLSVLTPRSVRGPEDGGVLDHMVRMTTSLYSPAVAIVCQTVCPESPPSVGKRRLAVQEILAARAARGPQAQEADEVGGAGQRGRTGQEDADSREGSPRAGLPPASGSRGPAAPAPRKASLLPLQRLRRRSVRPGVVVPRVRVSKAPAPTFQPERPARKGSTKDSGHLQIPKWRYKEAKEEKRKAEEAEKKRQAEAQKERRTAPWKKRT